Proteins encoded within one genomic window of bacterium:
- the fliQ gene encoding flagellar biosynthesis protein FliQ, with product MENLVLKISREALLLVLILSGPPVLISLIVGLIISIFQAATQIQEQTITFVPKIIVVFLTLIICGNWLMELMVRFTNNLFTTFPNYIK from the coding sequence ATGGAGAATTTAGTGCTTAAGATTTCCAGAGAGGCACTTTTGTTGGTTTTGATTCTTTCAGGGCCACCTGTGTTAATAAGTCTGATTGTGGGTTTGATTATTAGCATTTTTCAAGCTGCTACCCAGATCCAGGAACAAACTATAACCTTTGTCCCAAAGATAATAGTGGTTTTCCTTACACTCATCATCTGTGGTAATTGGTTAATGGAATTGATGGTTAGATTTACTAACAACCTCTTTACTACTTTTCCAAACTATATTAAGTAA
- a CDS encoding type III secretion system chaperone, whose amino-acid sequence MIQKDLINDHLKTFGAKVKVDDLALDEENFCGIVFGKKGEEIQINIEVIEEEDMVCFHTTLLELPKENREEIYRQLLSAHLFGLETNGAFFGVNPETDDVLLCYTWVLEQMEYQDFEAMLENLFAATKYWISELKGGGEETKLSPVQRPSGIIRV is encoded by the coding sequence ATGATACAAAAAGATTTAATTAATGATCATTTAAAGACCTTTGGTGCGAAAGTCAAAGTGGATGACTTAGCTTTGGATGAGGAGAATTTCTGTGGGATTGTATTTGGCAAGAAGGGAGAAGAGATTCAGATAAATATTGAGGTGATTGAAGAAGAAGATATGGTTTGCTTCCATACTACCCTTTTGGAACTACCAAAGGAGAATCGAGAAGAGATATATCGCCAGCTGCTCTCAGCTCACCTCTTTGGCCTGGAGACCAACGGTGCTTTTTTTGGTGTTAACCCAGAGACAGATGATGTATTACTTTGCTATACCTGGGTTTTAGAACAGATGGAATATCAAGATTTTGAGGCTATGCTGGAGAATCTCTTTGCTGCTACAAAGTATTGGATTAGTGAATTAAAAGGTGGTGGTGAAGAAACTAAACTATCACCTGTCCAGAGACCAAGTGGGATAATTAGAGTGTAA
- the sctR gene encoding type III secretion system export apparatus subunit SctR, whose product MMIARRRSNILIFLVITVIPLFSHAIVFAQETPVISRPFALIIALAVLSLAPFILIMMTSFVKIAVVLSILRSALGTQQIPPTQVITGLAFILTIFIMTPVGLEIHREVKDIIKSPTNQIFSDTSFGLVAKAWTAGREPLREFLKKHAHQKERLLFYSLSKRMRKAEDRKMLTPKDFSVLIPAFVISELKEAFQIGFIIFVPFIVIDMVISNILLAMGMFMLSPTVISLPFKLLLFVLVDGWGLITKGLIIGYL is encoded by the coding sequence ATGATGATAGCAAGAAGGAGAAGTAATATCCTAATTTTTTTAGTCATTACCGTGATTCCCCTTTTTTCTCATGCTATTGTTTTTGCTCAAGAGACGCCGGTGATAAGTCGTCCTTTTGCTTTAATTATTGCTTTAGCAGTTTTATCATTAGCGCCATTTATTTTGATTATGATGACCTCTTTTGTGAAAATAGCAGTTGTTCTTTCCATTTTGCGAAGTGCTTTAGGCACCCAACAAATTCCTCCCACCCAGGTTATTACAGGATTAGCCTTTATTTTAACTATATTTATAATGACTCCTGTGGGTTTAGAAATACATCGAGAGGTAAAAGATATTATCAAAAGTCCTACTAACCAAATCTTTTCTGATACCTCATTTGGTTTGGTGGCAAAGGCATGGACAGCAGGACGAGAACCACTGAGGGAATTTTTAAAAAAACATGCCCATCAAAAAGAACGATTACTCTTCTATTCCTTAAGTAAACGCATGCGTAAAGCAGAAGACAGAAAAATGCTTACTCCCAAAGACTTCTCTGTGCTTATCCCTGCATTTGTGATAAGTGAATTAAAGGAAGCATTTCAGATTGGGTTTATCATCTTTGTCCCTTTTATTGTGATTGATATGGTCATCTCAAATATTCTTTTAGCCATGGGGATGTTTATGCTCTCTCCTACCGTCATCTCTTTACCGTTTAAACTTCTCTTGTTTGTATTAGTTGACGGCTGGGGTTTGATTACTAAAGGATTAATTATAGGCTATCTCTAA
- a CDS encoding FliM/FliN family flagellar motor C-terminal domain-containing protein has translation MEKNKSDQFSIPTEGTVENSLDKSKQLLKEIVVPLSVQLGQTKISIKEIGQFKIGDIIELHKKESPVLVELWSQEKLLAMGELVNIEGELGVRVIDLVSFNLGEKE, from the coding sequence ATGGAGAAAAACAAATCAGATCAATTTTCAATTCCAACAGAAGGAACTGTAGAGAATAGTTTAGATAAAAGTAAACAATTACTTAAAGAGATTGTTGTTCCACTTTCAGTTCAGTTAGGACAAACAAAGATATCCATTAAAGAAATTGGTCAATTCAAGATAGGAGATATTATTGAGTTGCACAAAAAGGAATCTCCAGTGTTAGTGGAACTCTGGTCTCAAGAGAAATTATTAGCCATGGGAGAGTTAGTTAATATAGAAGGGGAGTTAGGAGTACGAGTAATAGATCTTGTAAGCTTTAATCTGGGAGAGAAAGAATGA
- a CDS encoding flagellar biosynthetic protein FliO, whose amino-acid sequence MSETLNFGMVCLRMVVALGIVCVVAYFILSKIVPRAMRANLGTGRMIKVVDYFRLEPKKTLYIIEVEGEYILIGVTEQMISPLVLTQLNQEAIKKVVSQQTQQLQANKRQEKPGMSRWDTKDDENIRKDAGRAAEVKQRRLKLADTSLPEPRVPSPDFQENNDDSKKEK is encoded by the coding sequence ATGAGCGAGACATTAAATTTTGGTATGGTGTGTTTACGAATGGTAGTGGCGCTGGGGATTGTGTGTGTGGTGGCTTACTTTATCCTCTCAAAGATTGTGCCCAGAGCAATGAGAGCAAATCTGGGAACAGGAAGGATGATAAAGGTTGTTGACTATTTTAGATTAGAGCCTAAAAAAACACTTTACATTATAGAGGTAGAAGGAGAGTATATTCTTATTGGAGTAACTGAACAGATGATTAGCCCTCTTGTTTTAACCCAACTTAATCAAGAAGCGATAAAAAAAGTTGTCTCTCAACAAACTCAACAATTACAGGCTAATAAAAGACAGGAGAAACCGGGCATGTCCCGCTGGGACACAAAGGACGATGAAAATATAAGGAAGGATGCGGGCAGGGCTGCTGAAGTCAAGCAACGCAGACTAAAGCTTGCAGATACCAGCCTTCCCGAACCCCGAGTCCCGAGTCCCGATTTTCAGGAGAATAATGATGATAGCAAGAAGGAGAAGTAA
- the fliR gene encoding flagellar biosynthetic protein FliR, producing the protein MEWIIINFFKYHGIDIYRSLAIAGLIFARLLGTIFQTPFLGGRLVPPQIKVGTSIILLFVFYPMVADNIQGELPTGALPLFFLWLKELWVGFTIGFVASLIFFAVQSCGRFIDLQRGSTMANIMDPYLATQASPLGEFLFQVMIVVILAINGHHFFFYAFARGFQIIPINSFPVIPPGITPLVELILKLSGNIFLISLTLAAPALVTLFLIDVGLGIVNRVAPQIQVFFLGMPIKAMMGVLMLLLAFALMLRQMERYLDLMLQDVYQGIKFLGG; encoded by the coding sequence ATGGAATGGATAATCATAAATTTTTTTAAATATCACGGCATAGATATATATAGAAGTTTGGCTATAGCAGGGCTTATTTTTGCTCGGTTACTGGGCACTATCTTTCAAACCCCATTTTTAGGTGGTCGGTTAGTTCCACCTCAAATTAAAGTAGGGACAAGTATTATCCTTCTCTTTGTCTTTTATCCTATGGTGGCTGATAATATCCAGGGGGAGTTACCTACAGGTGCCCTTCCCTTATTTTTTCTCTGGCTAAAAGAACTCTGGGTAGGGTTTACTATTGGTTTTGTTGCTTCTTTAATCTTTTTTGCGGTTCAATCATGTGGTAGATTTATTGACCTTCAACGGGGTTCTACCATGGCTAATATAATGGATCCCTATCTGGCTACCCAAGCCTCTCCGCTGGGAGAGTTCTTATTCCAAGTAATGATAGTTGTCATTTTAGCCATTAATGGACATCATTTCTTTTTTTATGCCTTTGCCAGGGGTTTTCAGATAATTCCTATTAACAGTTTCCCGGTAATTCCTCCTGGAATTACCCCTTTGGTAGAATTAATTCTTAAATTAAGTGGAAATATTTTCTTGATTTCTCTAACCTTAGCGGCTCCAGCATTAGTGACATTATTCTTAATTGATGTAGGATTAGGTATTGTCAATCGTGTTGCCCCTCAGATTCAGGTTTTTTTCTTAGGTATGCCAATAAAAGCAATGATGGGTGTATTGATGTTACTCCTTGCTTTTGCCTTGATGCTAAGACAGATGGAGAGGTATTTAGACCTGATGCTTCAAGATGTTTATCAGGGAATTAAATTTTTGGGTGGATGA